From a single Micromonospora pallida genomic region:
- a CDS encoding S66 family peptidase gives MVSRMYPPKPRPGDRVAVVSPSAGLPEIFPYVHELGLRRLRKEFGLEPVEYPTTRVLGADPRDRARDLTAAFADPSITAVLATIGGDDQLTVTPHLDDAVLRANPKPFFGYSDNTNLLNHLHRLGLVGYHGGSVLVHLGRPGAPHPLTMESLRAALFTSDWYELRPAREWGDEPLDWNDPSTLDIEPPMFPGTGWTWAGAQRTVEGPAWGGNLEILHWLAAADRIAPAVELAGAVFVVETSEELPSAVEVYRMLRNLGERGLLAGFPAVLVGRAKAWDFARPHTVEQRREYADAQRAAITRALTEYAPDAVIVFDVDLGHTDPQLVIPYGGDVRVDGVARRITVRY, from the coding sequence ATGGTCAGCCGCATGTATCCGCCGAAACCGCGCCCCGGCGACCGGGTCGCGGTGGTCTCCCCGTCCGCCGGACTGCCGGAGATCTTCCCGTACGTGCACGAGCTCGGGCTGCGCCGGCTCCGGAAGGAGTTCGGGCTGGAGCCGGTCGAGTACCCGACCACCCGGGTGCTGGGTGCCGACCCCCGGGACCGGGCCCGGGACCTCACCGCCGCCTTCGCCGACCCGTCGATCACGGCGGTGCTCGCCACCATCGGCGGCGACGACCAGCTCACCGTCACGCCCCACCTGGACGACGCGGTGCTGCGGGCCAACCCGAAGCCGTTCTTCGGCTACTCCGACAACACCAACCTGCTCAACCACCTGCACCGGCTCGGTCTTGTCGGCTACCACGGTGGGTCGGTGCTGGTGCACCTCGGTCGCCCCGGCGCACCGCACCCGCTGACCATGGAGTCGCTGCGCGCCGCCCTCTTCACCTCCGACTGGTACGAACTGCGCCCGGCGCGGGAGTGGGGTGACGAGCCGCTCGACTGGAACGACCCGTCGACGCTGGACATCGAGCCGCCGATGTTCCCCGGCACCGGCTGGACCTGGGCCGGCGCGCAGCGCACCGTCGAGGGGCCGGCCTGGGGCGGCAACCTGGAGATCCTGCACTGGCTGGCCGCCGCCGACCGGATCGCCCCGGCTGTCGAGCTGGCCGGCGCGGTGTTCGTCGTCGAGACGTCGGAGGAGCTGCCGTCGGCCGTCGAGGTGTACCGGATGCTGCGCAACCTGGGGGAGCGAGGGCTGCTCGCCGGGTTTCCCGCCGTCCTGGTCGGCCGGGCCAAGGCCTGGGACTTCGCCCGCCCGCACACCGTCGAGCAGCGCCGCGAGTACGCCGACGCGCAGCGCGCCGCGATCACCCGGGCCCTCACCGAGTACGCCCCGGACGCCGTGATCGTCTTCGACGTCGACCTCGGCCACACCGACCCGCAACTGGTCATCCCGTACGGCGGGGACGTACGGGTCGACGGCGTGGCCCGCCGAATCACCGTCCGCTACTAA
- a CDS encoding winged helix-turn-helix domain-containing protein — protein MNTPKYEKVASAIRNQIQAGQLKPGDQIPTTQGLIETYSVSYGSVRTALLILKAEGLIEGRQGEGVFVRETSE, from the coding sequence GTGAACACACCGAAGTACGAGAAGGTGGCCTCGGCCATCCGGAACCAGATCCAGGCCGGGCAGCTTAAGCCCGGTGACCAGATACCGACCACCCAGGGACTCATCGAGACGTACAGCGTCTCGTACGGGTCGGTGCGCACCGCGCTGCTGATCCTCAAGGCCGAGGGGCTGATCGAGGGCCGCCAGGGCGAGGGGGTGTTCGTCCGGGAGACGTCGGAGTAG
- the mfd gene encoding transcription-repair coupling factor: MLTGLFSAALADPGLARARDLARSGAAQADGLDLTAPPALRPFAVAAVAADPGGQQGGAGRPVLAVTATTREADDLAAALGSLLPSAQVAVFPSWETLPHERLSPRSDTVGRRLAVLRRLAHPDAVDAHGRSGPLRVVVAPIRSLLQPQLKGLGDLEPVQLAPGEEADLEGVARRLADMAYARVDLVTKRGEFAVRGGILDVFPPTDEHPSRVEFWGDEVEEIRTFAVADQRTIEASPRLWAPPCRELLLTPAVRKRAAALAAEHPELAEILDKLAEGIPVEGMESLAPELVGSDSMELLLHCMPAGTHVLLCDPERIRTRAHDLVRTSDEFLQASWAAAAVGGRAPVDLGAAAFKTLAEVRSVATALGQPWWTLSPFGLVESDGGAPQRQPWEDEPDTADVTPDDAIAVTLTAQAAPLYHGETPRLVDDLKRWAGEGWSIALVFEGHGPAQRAVEVLRDAGLGARLTEEVPTAPEPGELLVTCGSLSQGFVDEASRFVLLTGNDVTGGRGTSTRDMRKLPSRRRNTIDPLELKAGDHVVHEQHGIGRYVELVQRTVNGASREYLVIEYAPSKRGQPGDRLFVPTDQLDQLSRYVGGEQPALHKMGGADWQKSKARARKAVKEIAAQLIQLYAARKASKGHAFGPDTPWQRELEDAFPWQETPDQLAAIEEVKRDMEQTVPMDRLICGDVGYGKTEIAVRAAFKAVQDGKQVGVLVPTTLLAQQHYNTFAERMSQFPIEIRQLSRFQTPKEAERTMEMVAEGSADIVIGTHRLLSASTRFKQLGLVIVDEEQRFGVEHKEHLKTLRASVDVLSMSATPIPRTLEMAITGIREMSTIATPPEERHPVLTFVGAFDERQVAASIHRELLRDGQVFYLHNRVESIDKAARRIREMVPEARVAVAHGQMGEDALEKVMVGFWEKEFDVLVCTTIVESGIDIPNANTLIVERADLLGLAQLHQIRGRVGRGRERAYAYFLYPSDKPLTEHAHERLATIAQHTELGAGMYVAMKDLEIRGAGNLLGGEQSGHIEGVGFDLYVRMVGEAVQAFKGERPEEEVDVKIDLPVDAHLPHDYVGVERLRLEMYRKLAEARDEARLREVVAEMTDRYGEPPAPVQNLVAVARFRLLARQYGLTDVSMQGKHLRFGPLPLPDSKQLRLKRYHPDSVYKSALDQVSVPRPSTRRVGGEPLRDQALLEWCAQLLSDVLGSPAPATAPTGAR, encoded by the coding sequence ATGCTCACCGGCCTCTTCTCCGCCGCCCTGGCCGACCCCGGGCTGGCCCGGGCGCGTGACCTGGCGCGCTCCGGTGCCGCGCAGGCCGACGGGCTCGACCTCACCGCCCCGCCGGCACTGCGCCCGTTCGCGGTGGCCGCCGTGGCCGCCGACCCCGGCGGTCAGCAGGGCGGGGCCGGCCGGCCGGTGCTCGCCGTCACCGCCACCACCCGGGAGGCCGACGACCTCGCCGCCGCGCTGGGCAGCCTGCTTCCGTCCGCCCAGGTGGCGGTCTTCCCCTCCTGGGAGACGCTGCCCCACGAGCGGCTCTCGCCCCGATCCGACACGGTCGGCCGGCGGTTGGCCGTGCTGCGTCGGCTGGCCCACCCGGACGCGGTTGACGCGCACGGTCGTAGCGGGCCGTTGCGGGTGGTCGTCGCGCCCATCCGGTCGCTGCTGCAACCGCAGCTCAAGGGCCTGGGCGACCTGGAACCGGTGCAGCTCGCCCCCGGTGAGGAGGCCGACCTGGAGGGGGTCGCCCGGCGGCTGGCCGATATGGCGTACGCCCGGGTCGACCTGGTCACCAAGCGGGGCGAGTTCGCCGTCCGGGGCGGCATCCTCGACGTCTTCCCGCCCACCGACGAGCACCCGTCCCGGGTCGAGTTCTGGGGCGACGAGGTGGAGGAGATCCGCACCTTCGCCGTCGCCGACCAGCGCACCATCGAGGCGTCTCCCCGGTTGTGGGCACCGCCCTGCCGGGAGCTGCTGCTCACCCCGGCGGTGCGGAAGCGGGCCGCCGCCCTGGCGGCCGAGCACCCGGAGCTGGCCGAGATCCTCGACAAGCTGGCCGAGGGCATCCCGGTGGAGGGGATGGAGTCGCTCGCGCCGGAGCTGGTCGGGTCCGACTCGATGGAACTGCTGCTGCACTGCATGCCGGCCGGCACCCACGTCCTGCTCTGCGACCCGGAGCGGATCCGTACCCGGGCGCACGACCTGGTGCGTACCTCGGACGAGTTCCTCCAGGCGAGCTGGGCCGCGGCCGCCGTCGGGGGCCGGGCCCCGGTCGACCTCGGCGCCGCCGCCTTCAAGACCCTGGCCGAGGTACGGTCGGTCGCCACCGCCCTGGGCCAGCCCTGGTGGACGCTGTCGCCGTTCGGTCTGGTCGAGTCCGACGGCGGCGCGCCGCAGCGGCAGCCCTGGGAGGACGAGCCGGACACCGCCGACGTCACCCCCGACGACGCCATCGCGGTGACCCTGACCGCGCAGGCCGCTCCGCTCTACCACGGCGAGACGCCCCGGCTGGTCGACGACCTGAAGCGCTGGGCCGGCGAGGGCTGGTCGATCGCGCTGGTCTTCGAGGGGCACGGTCCCGCCCAGCGGGCTGTCGAGGTGCTCCGCGACGCGGGCCTGGGCGCCCGGCTCACCGAAGAGGTGCCGACCGCCCCGGAGCCGGGTGAGCTGCTGGTCACCTGCGGTTCGCTCAGCCAGGGCTTCGTCGACGAGGCGTCCCGCTTCGTGCTGCTCACCGGCAACGACGTCACCGGCGGCCGGGGCACCTCCACCCGGGACATGCGCAAACTGCCGAGCCGGCGGCGCAACACCATCGACCCGCTGGAGCTGAAGGCCGGCGACCACGTCGTGCACGAGCAGCACGGCATCGGCCGGTACGTCGAACTGGTGCAGCGGACCGTCAACGGCGCGTCCCGGGAGTACCTGGTCATCGAGTACGCCCCGAGCAAGCGCGGCCAGCCCGGCGACCGGCTCTTCGTCCCCACCGACCAGCTCGACCAGCTCTCCCGGTACGTCGGCGGTGAGCAGCCGGCCCTGCACAAGATGGGCGGCGCGGACTGGCAGAAGTCCAAGGCCCGCGCCCGTAAGGCGGTCAAGGAGATCGCCGCCCAGCTCATCCAGCTCTACGCCGCCCGGAAGGCGTCCAAGGGACATGCCTTCGGGCCGGACACCCCGTGGCAGCGGGAGCTGGAGGACGCCTTCCCGTGGCAGGAGACCCCCGACCAGCTCGCCGCCATCGAGGAGGTCAAGCGGGACATGGAGCAGACCGTCCCGATGGACCGCCTGATCTGCGGCGACGTCGGCTACGGCAAGACCGAGATCGCGGTACGGGCGGCGTTCAAGGCGGTGCAGGACGGCAAGCAGGTGGGCGTGCTGGTGCCGACCACTCTCCTGGCCCAGCAGCACTACAACACCTTCGCCGAGCGGATGAGCCAGTTCCCGATCGAGATCCGGCAGCTCTCCCGCTTCCAGACGCCGAAGGAGGCCGAGCGGACCATGGAGATGGTCGCCGAGGGCAGCGCCGACATCGTGATCGGTACCCACCGGCTGCTCTCGGCGTCGACCCGGTTCAAGCAGCTCGGGCTGGTGATCGTCGACGAGGAGCAGCGCTTCGGTGTCGAACACAAGGAGCACCTGAAGACGCTGCGCGCCTCGGTGGACGTGCTCAGCATGTCGGCCACCCCGATTCCCCGGACCCTGGAGATGGCGATCACCGGCATCCGGGAGATGTCGACCATCGCCACCCCGCCGGAGGAGCGGCACCCGGTGTTGACCTTCGTCGGGGCGTTCGACGAGCGGCAGGTGGCCGCCTCCATCCACCGTGAGCTGCTCCGCGACGGTCAGGTGTTCTACCTGCACAACCGGGTCGAGTCGATCGACAAGGCGGCCCGCCGGATCCGGGAGATGGTGCCGGAGGCCCGGGTCGCGGTCGCGCACGGCCAGATGGGCGAGGATGCCCTGGAGAAGGTCATGGTCGGCTTCTGGGAGAAGGAGTTCGACGTTCTGGTCTGCACCACGATCGTGGAGTCCGGCATCGACATCCCGAACGCCAACACACTGATCGTGGAGCGGGCCGACCTGCTCGGCCTGGCCCAGTTGCACCAGATCCGGGGCCGGGTCGGCCGGGGCCGGGAGCGGGCGTACGCGTACTTCCTCTACCCGTCGGACAAGCCGCTCACCGAGCACGCCCACGAGCGGCTGGCCACCATCGCCCAGCACACCGAGCTCGGCGCCGGCATGTACGTGGCGATGAAGGACCTGGAGATCCGGGGCGCCGGCAACCTGCTCGGCGGCGAACAGTCCGGCCACATCGAGGGCGTCGGTTTCGACCTGTACGTCCGGATGGTCGGCGAGGCCGTCCAGGCGTTCAAGGGCGAACGCCCCGAGGAGGAGGTCGACGTCAAGATCGACCTGCCGGTGGACGCGCACCTGCCGCACGACTACGTCGGGGTGGAACGGCTGCGCCTGGAGATGTACCGCAAGCTCGCCGAGGCCCGCGACGAGGCGCGGCTACGCGAGGTGGTCGCCGAGATGACCGACCGGTACGGCGAGCCGCCCGCTCCGGTGCAGAACCTGGTGGCGGTGGCCCGGTTCCGCCTGCTGGCCCGCCAGTACGGCCTGACCGACGTCAGCATGCAGGGCAAGCACCTCCGGTTCGGCCCGCTTCCGCTGCCCGACTCGAAGCAGCTCCGGCTCAAGCGCTACCACCCGGACTCGGTCTACAAGTCCGCCCTGGACCAGGTCAGCGTCCCGCGCCCGAGCACCCGACGGGTCGGCGGCGAACCCCTGCGCGACCAGGCTCTCCTGGAATGGTGCGCCCAACTCCTCTCCGACGTCCTCGGTTCCCCGGCCCCTGCCACCGCCCCCACCGGCGCGCGCTGA
- a CDS encoding winged helix-turn-helix domain-containing protein yields the protein MESGEYPPGSKLPSGTELCAEFAVSRQVVRSAVDWLKARGLVDGAPGAGVFVRERAGQ from the coding sequence ATCGAGTCAGGCGAGTACCCGCCGGGCAGCAAGCTGCCCTCGGGCACCGAGCTCTGCGCCGAATTCGCGGTGTCCCGCCAGGTCGTACGTTCCGCCGTCGACTGGCTCAAGGCGCGTGGACTCGTCGACGGCGCGCCCGGCGCCGGCGTGTTCGTCCGGGAGCGGGCTGGCCAGTAG
- a CDS encoding helix-turn-helix domain-containing protein → MPETFNDNPRQRTSQGRWRGLGLPDNMTMYEVRCLLDGRDWIGPVPELGYRVYLQRSGAYLRRVNGQISFIDATSVLLTRPGDELYLAHPFGCGDVYTCLEIPTEVLAERPDAHRWFDRIGWEGRLDARLDLEHRKLVARARRGIDRFALTEGVHRFLAEVLSGSPLGTGDPGADLDRAVGQRPATLAAHRRLADRARQVLSTARFTLGLTEVAREVGCSPHHLSRVFQRVTGRSLTSYRNDLRVRAVLHTLESGDAPPLGTVAAEYGFADQAHLTRVVRAQVGEPPARLRRLLAPREPRPI, encoded by the coding sequence ATGCCGGAGACGTTCAACGACAACCCGCGCCAACGGACGTCCCAGGGCCGCTGGCGGGGGCTGGGGCTGCCCGACAACATGACGATGTACGAGGTCAGGTGCCTGCTGGACGGCCGGGACTGGATCGGCCCGGTGCCCGAACTCGGCTACCGGGTCTACCTCCAGCGCTCCGGGGCGTACCTGCGTCGGGTCAACGGCCAGATCAGCTTCATCGACGCCACCTCGGTGCTGCTCACCCGCCCCGGTGACGAGTTGTACCTGGCCCACCCGTTCGGCTGCGGGGACGTCTACACGTGCCTGGAGATCCCCACCGAAGTGTTGGCGGAACGTCCGGACGCGCACCGCTGGTTCGACCGGATCGGCTGGGAGGGCCGGCTGGACGCCCGGCTCGACCTGGAACACCGGAAGCTGGTCGCCCGGGCCCGGCGGGGCATCGACCGCTTCGCGCTCACCGAGGGGGTGCACCGGTTCCTGGCCGAGGTGCTCAGCGGCAGTCCGCTGGGCACCGGGGATCCGGGCGCCGACCTAGACCGGGCCGTCGGCCAGCGGCCGGCCACCCTGGCCGCGCACCGCCGGCTGGCCGACCGGGCACGGCAGGTGCTCAGCACGGCCAGGTTCACCCTCGGGCTCACCGAGGTGGCCCGCGAGGTGGGCTGCTCCCCGCACCACCTGAGCCGGGTCTTCCAGCGGGTCACCGGCCGCAGCCTCACCAGCTACCGCAACGACCTGCGGGTCCGGGCCGTCCTGCACACGCTGGAGAGCGGGGACGCGCCGCCGTTGGGCACGGTGGCCGCCGAGTACGGCTTCGCGGACCAGGCCCACCTGACCCGGGTGGTACGCGCCCAGGTCGGCGAGCCACCGGCCCGACTACGCCGTCTCCTCGCGCCGAGGGAACCCCGCCCTATATAG